In Desulfobacterales bacterium, a single genomic region encodes these proteins:
- a CDS encoding HAD hydrolase-like protein, with product MNFTEFDVYIFDVNGVLINSNLANAGAMAKAFTEDVTLQLQISDLYLKLTGIDRGSKIRRIQHELIQRPFGDGEFEIRWNRFRQLSGEAMLTVPQTAGCRQLLDELGRCHRTRVALSNTPIEELGKCLSAHGLDNRLDIVRGGGDWSKTESLVRLMDEFHFASLKCVLIGDGKGDLNAARHSNIPFVGIDPDTGEFDGETGFYGPYKSLTQWAKEAFDIRVPE from the coding sequence ATGAATTTTACAGAATTTGATGTTTATATATTTGATGTCAACGGGGTATTGATCAATTCAAATCTGGCCAATGCCGGTGCCATGGCAAAAGCCTTTACTGAAGATGTGACGCTTCAGCTTCAGATTTCCGATTTATACCTGAAACTGACGGGCATTGACAGGGGAAGCAAAATACGACGGATTCAGCATGAACTGATTCAGCGTCCGTTTGGAGACGGGGAATTTGAAATTCGCTGGAACCGGTTCAGGCAGTTGTCCGGAGAGGCCATGCTCACCGTTCCTCAGACAGCCGGATGCAGGCAGCTGCTGGATGAACTCGGTCGGTGTCACCGTACGCGGGTGGCGTTATCCAATACCCCCATTGAAGAACTCGGAAAATGCCTGTCAGCTCACGGGCTTGACAACCGACTGGATATCGTCCGCGGGGGAGGGGACTGGAGTAAAACCGAATCTCTGGTTCGTCTGATGGATGAATTTCATTTTGCTTCTTTGAAATGTGTGCTCATTGGCGATGGGAAAGGGGATCTGAATGCCGCGAGGCACTCAAATATCCCCTTTGTGGGAATCGATCCGGATACCGGTGAATTTGACGGGGAAACCGGATTTTACGGCCCATACAAAAGCCTGACTCAATGGGCAAAAGAGGCGTTTGATATCCGGGTACCTGAGTAA